From Anoplopoma fimbria isolate UVic2021 breed Golden Eagle Sablefish chromosome 11, Afim_UVic_2022, whole genome shotgun sequence, one genomic window encodes:
- the nags gene encoding N-acetylglutamate synthase, mitochondrial gives MAQATGGASGCRALVRTGMYLSSGQRQRKMFGPQRRTMSADPAGTGGNPAALARQEPLVCFSAADRHSTTNLNLIYRDVKAFLNEVGGNPREARYWLTQFQRATSAQSTAFAVLEVDSSVFASKEMVQSLAFGLSFLQRMDMNPVVVMGRSACDGTGPAELAAGSLCNRGPVERSQQLTEALQQHSASVLPLFSAESFLLLHEALRGSSAPPSVAVDTSLLQWSLNCGTIPLGPVGRDGRGRSVSLDSTDVTAAISRALQPHKVMFLNNSGGLRSRENKVLDIVSLPSDLPSLSTAAWLSAAERRRLTAIARLLNQLLTESSAVITSADTLLTELFSHKGSGTLFKNGDPIHRYSSLEGIDAERLLALINKSFDKTLRRDYIDSLKGRLHSIYLSEGYSAAAIITVEPVNSGTPYLDKFVVSSSKQGQGTSHILWECIRQDLGKLFWRSKATNRINPWYFKHCDGSYLNGAWTVFWFGLADIRDSYELVEYAKNLPDSFHVSSLTTSGGS, from the exons ATGGCCCAAGCGACCGGCGGTGCCTCCGGTTGTCGAGCCTTGGTTAGGACGGGGATGTACCTGTCGAGCGGACAGCGGCAGAGGAAGATGTTCGGTCCACAGCGCCGGACGATGAGCGCTGACCCGGCCGGTACTGGGGGAAACCCCGCGGCCTTGGCCCGACAGGAGCCGCTGGTGTGTTTCTCCGCCGCAGACAGACACTCGACGACCAACCTGAATCTCATTTACCGGGACGTGAAGGCTTTCCTCAACGAGGTCGGGGGGAACCCTCGCGAGGCTCGGTACTGGCTGACCCAGTTCCAGAGAGCGACTTCGGCTCAGTCTACTGCTTTTGCCGTTCTGGAG GTGGACAGCTCTGTTTTCGCCAGCAAGGAAATGGTCCAGAGTCTGGCCTTCGGGCTCTCCTTCCTGCAGCGCATGGATATGAATCCTGTGGTGGTTATGGGCCGGTCTGCGTGCGATGGGACGGGGCCCGCCGAGCTGGCGGCCGGGTCTCTCTGCAACCGAGGGCCAGTAGAGAGGAGCCAGCAGCTGACCGAGGCTCTGCAGCAGCACTCGGCCTCGGTCCTGCCGCTCTTCTCCGCTGAGTCCTTCCTCCTTCTGCATGAAGCCCTGCGTGGCAGCAG CGCTCCGCCCTCTGTCGCCGTGGATACCAGCCTACTCCAGTGGAGCCTGAACTGCGGGACGATCCCATTG GGCCCGGTGGGGAGGGACGGGCGGGGCCGCTCGGTGTCGTTGGACTCGACGGATGTGACGGCGGCCATCTCCCGAGCTCTACAACCCCACAAAGTCATGTTCCTGAACAACTCAGGAGGTCTCCgcagcagagaaaacaag GTTTTGGACATAGTGTCGTTGCCCAGCGACCTGCCCAGTCTGTCCACGGCGGCCTGGCTGAGTGCCGCGGAGCGCCGCAGATTGACGGCCATAGCCAGACTGCTCAATCAGCTGCTGACCGAGTCCTCCGCTGTGATCACCTCCGCGGACACACTGCTGACCGAGCTGTTCAGCCACAAAG GGTCGGGGACACTCTTCAAAAATGGAGACCCCATACATCG GTACAGTTCTCTGGAGGGCATTGATGCCGAGCGTCTGCTGGCCCTCATCAACAAGTCGTTTGACAAAACTCTGAGGCGAGACTACATCGACTCCCTGAAGGGACGACTGCACTCCATCTATCTCTCCGAAGG CTACAGCGCGGCGGCCATCATCACCGTTGAGCCGGTGAACAGCGGCACCCCCTACCTCGACAAGTTTGTGGTGAGCAGCAGCAAGCAGGGTCAGGGTACCAGCCACATCCTGTGGGAATGTATCAGACAGGACCTGGGCAAACTGTTCTGGAGGTCTAAAGCCACCAACAGGATCAACCCCTG gTATTTCAAACATTGTGATGGCAGCTACCTTAATGGGGCATGGACCGTCTTCTGGTTTGGTCTGGCAGACATCAGAGATTCCTACGAGCTGGTGGAGTATGCCAAGAACCTCCCCGACTCTTTCCACGTCTCCTCCCTCACCACCTCCGGCGGATCCTGA